A stretch of the Fusarium musae strain F31 chromosome 2, whole genome shotgun sequence genome encodes the following:
- the PAN1 gene encoding actin organization and endocytosis protein (BUSCO:EOG0926248W), with translation MYSNSNAFLGGNSQRPGGQQQQYGGGSFGNLGAGQQPVQPSPFAPQPTGFGQAPLQQQYTGFPMHGQGLQPQQPLQQQFTGFPGQQQQQQPQPQQQGFQTGAPAMPSIPPQFQQQFQQQQQQQQSSSFSASPQQASGPSNPPPAPMKPQATGFTEMAASFQTGGTPKPRGRRQEKSQPNKIPNIRLSFITAQDQAKFETLFKSAVGEAGMTMSGEKARDLLMRSRLDGDSLSHIWTLADTTRAGQLYFPEFALAMYLCNLKLTGKQLPPNLPENIKNEVSSMVDIISFSVADESAPGASSSSAPDIRTNTATPPTIQQPQPQPQASNAQLLQAQMTGFPGQQTGFAQQQGLQSQQTGFPGMTNNPQATGYSGPRPPMPPMPTGFGQSLAPGPAGGMTAPLNAQPTGRPGQWGLVNAPSTGLPNIDALQAQMMPQQGREAGNFTTQGLRGNAVIPWAITKEEKTRYDSLFKAWDGLGKGYIGGDQAIEIFGQSGLEKPDLERVWTLADHGNKGRLDLDEFAVAMHLIYRKLNGYPLPNNLPPELVPPSTRNFSQSIGTLKSMLHDESEFRTKSGAALLPQKTGVSYMKNRSFRGAPAGAVAGRKDATVFKNEDEQFGYRSSARRRVGNNSPRPESPASVASNDDLTLDQLKKKIKEKEVLLDAMDFADEKNHEEDDILDRRDRREAEELYRRIRRIQEDIDSHPDAALASGDSDAERRALKRQLQNLTDKVPELASQVRRTEKAIMDARLELFRIKDAKAHPGSGAPIVGTGPGGTVTESDRLKARAKAMMQQRTAALTGKKVDVGTDDLDAPKRLEEESIKVKNEKESNERMVRDVEESVRDFAHGIEDSLKEGGHDNTSEHEKRRWEDALGVEDEVRDFIFDLQRESRSARLRAQDKRPARASARTEESRPERVASPRVESPVSTSRTATPPTGGSYSSYKTPEERAAFIKQQAEQRMAERLAALGIKAPTKSGETAAQRIERERAERAAKLRQAEEEDARREADRQARLAEEQGIPPPAPEQSKAEAKRPPPPPTRHRGKPEADQEAAKKVEEDAAAKRAEEARLAHEHEQQQRETQQMEEDAKEQEDDLAKEREASEARLKALEEQVRQGKLRKEEEKKRKKAAMAEAKEKEAKLAARRAEIEAARQRELELQRQLEAMEDSDSSSSDEDAGPQQITPQASTPTRSDSQVASQELDKKPSPPPAAEAVSPSPPPPAVVTSPPSETESKNPFFRMMSQSTEGTPAAAPPAPSATNPFHRMAQNQEAKAPSGPVSRRRADTDDWGSDNDDKDDDSDDERPGGGSAAQLASMLFGTMAPPRPLSAAGRESATASPVATNAVTPVAPPPPPPMPNTGSPAPMISPPPPPPMPGSDAPSAPPPPPPMPGTDVPSAPPPPPPMPSVGAPPPPPPPMGGAPPPPPPPGDAPAPPSGGGRPAGFLSEIQLGKALKKTTTKDSSAAAVAGRVLD, from the exons ATGTATTCCAACTCGAACGCCTTCCTAGGCGGTAATAGCCAGCGTCCTGGcggccagcagcagcaatatgGCGGAGGATCCTTTGGTAATCTGGGTGCTGGCCAGCAGCCTGTTCAACCCAGCCCCTTTGCGCCTCAACCTACAGGCTTTGGGCAAGCACCTCTGCAGCAGCAGTATACGGGCTTTCCAATGCATGGTCAGGGTCTACAGCCGCAGCAGCCCCTTCAACAACAGTTTACGGGATTTCCgggacagcagcaacaacaacaaccccaGCCACAGCAGCAGGGCTTCCAGACAGGTGCTCCTGCGATGCCGTCGATTCCGCCTCAGTTCCAGCAACagttccagcagcagcagcagcagcagcaatccaGTAGCTTCTCCGCCTCGCCTCAGCAAGCTTCTGGGCCTTCAAACCCACCACCAGCGCCGATGAAGCCCCAGGCTACCGGCTTCACCGAGATGGCCGCGTCTTTTCAGACTGGCGGTACTCCGAAGCCACGAGGTCGACGACAGGAGAAGTCGCAGCCCAACAAAATCCCCAATATCCGTCTCTCCTTCATCACAGCCCAGGACCAGGCCAAGTTCGAAACCCTGTTCAAGTCTGCTGTCGGAGAGGCTGGCATGACCATGTCAGGAGAGAAGGCTCGGGATCTGCTTATGAGGTCAAGACTTGATGGCGACTCCCTATCACACATCTG GACTCTTGCTGATACCACTCGTGCTGGCCAGCTCTACTTCCCCGAATTCGCACTCGCCATGTACCTGTGCAACTTGAAACTGACTGGCAAGCAGCTGCCACCTAACCTGcccgagaacatcaagaacgaGGTTTCGAGCATGGTGGATATCATTAGCTTCAGCGTCGCTGACGAGAGCGCTCCTGGAGCCAGCTCTTCCTCTGCTCCTGATATCAGAACCAACACTGCCACTCCACCGACCATTCAGCAGCCgcaacctcagcctcaagcctCAAATGCACAGCTGCTTCAAGCGCAGATGACTGGGTTCCCAGGACAGCAGACAGGTTTCGCTCAGCAACAGGGTCTCCAAAGCCAGCAAACAGGGTTCCCTGGGATGACAAACAATCCTCAAGCCACAGGTTACAGCGGTCCCCGTCCCCCAATGCCCCCGATGCCCACGGGATTTGGCCAGTCGCTCGCTCCTGGGCCTGCAGGTGGTATGACTGCCCCTCTGAATGCTCAACCTACAGGACGGCCTGGCCAATGGGGTCTTGTCAATGCTCCTTCCACAGGCCTGCCTAACATCGATGCCCTTCAAGCCCAGATGATGCCTCAACAGGGCCGAGAAGCTGGAAACTTCACCACTCAGGGACTGCGAGGAAACGCCGTTATCCCCTGGGCCATTacaaaggaagagaagacccGATATGATTCTCTTTTCAAGGCTTGGGATGGCCTTGGCAAGGGGTACATCGGTGGTGACCAGGCTATCGAGATATTTGGTCAGAGTGGACTTGAGAAGCCCGATCTTGAGCGAGTTTGGACTCTGGCTGATCACGGTAACAAGGGACGTCTGGACCTCGACGAATTCGCCGTTGCCATGCATTTGATCTACAGAAAGCTAAACGGTTATCCATTGCCTAACAACCTCCCCCCTGAGCTTGTCCCTCCTTCGACTCGAAACTTTAGCCAGTCCATCGGTACCCTCAAGTCAATGCTGCACGATGAGTCTGAATTCCGCACCAAATCAGGTGCCGCTCTGCTTCCGCAGAAGACTGGCGTTAGCTATATGAAGAATCGCTCATTCAGGGGCGCACCTGCTGGAGCCGTCGCTGGTCGGAAGGATGCCACCGTCTTCAAGAACGAAGACGAGCAGTTTGGATATAGATCGAGCGCTCGTCGCAGGGTCGGCAACAACTCGCCTCGTCCCGAATCTCCTGCTTCTGTCGCCTCGAATGACGACCTGACCTTGGATCAGCTCAAGAAAAAGattaaggagaaggaggttCTCCTTGATGCTATGGATTTcgcagatgagaagaaccATGAAGAGGACGATATCCTCGACCGCCGTGACCGCCGTGAGGCGGAGGAGCTCTATCGTCGCATTCGTCGAATCCAAGAGGATATCGACTCTCATCCCGATGCTGCGCTTGCAAGTGGAGACTCCGACGCTGAGCGAAGAGCTCTCAAGCGCCAACTTCAAAATCTTACTGACAAGGTTCCCGAACTTGCTTCGCAGGTGCGCAGAACTGAGAAAGCTATCATGGATGCTCGGTTGGAACTGTTCCGtatcaaggatgccaagGCTCACCCTGGCAGTGGTGCTCCTATTGTAGGAACAGGACCTGGCGGTACAGTAACTGAGTCGGATCGACTAAAGGCCAGGGCCAAGGCCATGATGCAGCAGCGAACTGCTGCATTGactggcaagaaggttgatGTCGGCACTGATGATCTCGATGCGCCTAAGCGCCTCGAGGAAGAGAGCATCAAGGTAAAAAATGAAAAGGAGAGCAACGAGCGTATGGTTCGTGATGTCGAGGAAAGTGTTCGCGACTTTGCGCACGGTATCGAGGACAGTCTCAAAGAGGGTGGCCATGACAACACTAGCGAGCACGAAAAACGCCGCTGGGAGGACGCACTCGGTGTCGAGGATGAGGTTCGAGACTTTATCTTCGACCTTCAGCGTGAAAGCCGCAGCGCTCGACTTCGTGCTCAAGACAAGCGGCCCGCCCGGGCTTCGGCACGCACTGAGGAAAGTCGGCCGGAACGTGTCGCTAGTCCTAGAGTTGAGAGTCCCGTCTCGACCTCTCGTACGGCAACTCCTCCTACTGGAGGCTCATATTCTTCATACAAGACCCCTGAGGAGAGAGCTGCTTTTATTAAACAGCAAGCTGAACAGCGAATGGCTGAGAGGTTGGCCGCTCTCGGTATCAAGGCCCCGACAAAGTCCGGCGAGACAGCTGCGCAGCGCATCGAGCGAGAACGCGCTGAGCGAGCTGCGAAGTTACGGCAagcggaggaagaggatgcccGTAGAGAAGCCGATCGCCAGGCTCGTCTAGCTGAAGAGCAAGGGATCCCACCTCCTGCACCTGAACAATCCAAGGCGGAGGCCAAGAGGCCTCCACCTCCCCCTACACGACACCGCGGTAAGCCAGAGGCTGATCAAGAGGCTGCAaagaaggttgaagaggatgcTGCCGCTAAGCGGGCCGAAGAAGCACGACTTGCCCATGAGcacgagcagcagcagcgcgAGACGCAGCAGATGGA AGAAGACGCAAAGGAACAGGAGGATGATCTTGCCAAGGAGCGTGAGGCTTCTGAAGCTCGTCTGAAAGCCCTTGAAGAACAAGTGAGACAAGGCAAACTTcgcaaggaggaagagaagaagcggaAGAAGGCGGCCATGgccgaggccaaggagaaggaggccaAACTTGCAGCGCGGCGGGCAGAGATTGAGGCTGCGCGTCAACGAGAGTTAGAACTTCAACGGCAGCTTGAAGCTATGGAAGACAGTGATAGCTCGTCCTCGGATGAAGACGCAGGTCCTCAACAAATcactcctcaagcttctacGCCCACCAGGAGCGACAGTCAGGTAGCCAGCCAAGAGCTTGACAAGAAGCCATCACCGCcccctgctgctgaggcagtttcgccttctcctcctcctccagcggTTGTCACGTCGCCTCCCAGTGAGACCGAGAGTAAGAACCCTTTCTTCAGGATGATGTCTCAGTCGACCGAGGGTACACCCGCTGCTGCCCCTCCGGCACCTTCGGCTACGAACCCTTTCCATAGGATGGCCCAGAACCAGGAAGCCAAAGCTCCTTCTGGCCCCGTCTCGCGTCGCCGTGCAGACACTGACGACTGGGGTTCTGATAATGATGACAAGGACGATGACTCAGACGATGAGCGACCTGGTGGTGGTAGTGCAGCTCAGCTGGCTTCTATGCTATTTGGCACAATGGcacctcctcgtcctctctCCGCAGCTGGTAGGGAATCGGCAACTGCTAGTCCTGTGGCTACCAATGCTGTGACTCCTGTCgcacctcctccgcctccccCGATGCCTAACACTGGCTCTCCGGCTCCGATGATttctccaccacctcctcctcccatgCCAGGGAGTGATGCCCCAAGTGCTCCCCCACCTCCGCCTCCCATGCCAGGAACTGACGTCCCTTCGGCACCACCGCCCCCACCACCAATGCCATCAGTCGGtgcccctcctccacctcctcccCCCATGGGTGgtgctcctccgcctcctccgcctcccgGCGATGCACCTGCTCCTCCTTCCGGTGGCGGTCGTCCAGCTGGCTTCCTGAGTGAGATCCAGTTGGGcaaggctctcaagaagaCAACCACCAAAGACAGCAGTGCAGCGGCGGTGGCTGGACGAGTTTTGGATTAA